In the genome of Desulfobacterales bacterium, one region contains:
- the rbfA gene encoding 30S ribosome-binding factor RbfA, with the protein MSWNPKTDLFPAARPGHGKRPQRVADVIQREISALLVTRTRDPRLAPVSIVSVVMTRDLKRARINYSVFGDAEQAEKAAAGLAGAKGFIRSHLARTLALRTTPDLQFHRDLSLVHQQKMEKLLKELATDDDTAE; encoded by the coding sequence ATGAGCTGGAACCCGAAAACCGATCTTTTCCCGGCCGCCCGGCCGGGCCACGGCAAACGTCCCCAGCGGGTGGCGGATGTCATCCAGCGGGAGATCAGCGCATTGCTGGTCACCCGGACAAGGGACCCGCGCCTGGCCCCGGTGTCCATTGTCTCGGTGGTAATGACCAGGGACCTGAAAAGGGCCCGGATCAATTACAGTGTTTTCGGCGATGCGGAACAGGCTGAAAAGGCGGCTGCCGGCCTGGCCGGCGCCAAGGGCTTCATTCGCAGCCATCTGGCCAGGACACTGGCCCTCCGGACCACCCCGGACCTGCAGTTCCACCGTGATCTTTCCCTGGTTCACCAGCAGAAAATGGAGAAACTCCTTAAGGAGCTTGCCACTGATGACGATACAGCCGAATGA
- a CDS encoding bifunctional oligoribonuclease/PAP phosphatase NrnA — MTIQPNETVGRIADELRDKRNILLATHIFPDGDALGSQLALGAILESLGKKPYYYSEERVSHIYDFMPGCEQLDNRLPDPARFDAAVVLDCGDRFRLGRRMDELLTIHPFIVIDHHAGHKEFGDLRWVDPARSSTGEMVYELATTLSGSISPQAAFCLLTAIVSDTGSFKYESTTANTFRVAGALVDKGGRPSEVAGKLFNNFTPGRLRLLEKVLKTLELHDNDRIALITVTSEMLAATGTTRDDTEDFINYPRSLNTVKAAAFFKEAGDGWVGVSLRAKGECDVARIAGIFGGGGHRNAAGFRLQGTTLAAVRADLLRELQAALASS; from the coding sequence ATGACGATACAGCCGAATGAGACAGTAGGCCGGATTGCCGACGAGTTGCGGGACAAGCGGAACATCCTCCTGGCCACCCATATTTTTCCGGACGGCGATGCATTGGGCTCCCAGTTGGCCCTGGGCGCTATCCTCGAGTCCCTGGGCAAAAAACCATATTACTACAGCGAGGAACGGGTCTCGCATATCTACGACTTCATGCCCGGCTGTGAGCAGTTGGACAACCGGCTGCCGGACCCGGCCCGGTTCGATGCGGCCGTGGTCCTGGACTGCGGCGATCGTTTCCGGCTCGGCCGGCGGATGGATGAACTGCTGACCATCCATCCCTTTATCGTGATCGATCACCATGCCGGGCACAAGGAATTCGGTGACCTCCGTTGGGTTGATCCGGCCCGCTCCTCCACCGGCGAGATGGTCTACGAACTGGCAACAACACTGAGCGGGTCGATTTCCCCGCAGGCGGCATTCTGTCTGCTCACCGCCATTGTCTCGGACACCGGTTCCTTTAAATATGAATCAACCACGGCCAATACCTTCCGGGTGGCCGGGGCGTTGGTGGACAAGGGGGGCCGGCCCTCCGAGGTGGCCGGCAAGCTGTTCAACAACTTCACCCCGGGCCGGCTGCGGCTGCTGGAAAAGGTTCTCAAGACCCTGGAGCTGCATGACAACGACCGGATCGCCCTGATCACCGTTACCAGCGAGATGTTGGCGGCAACCGGCACGACCCGGGACGATACCGAGGATTTTATCAACTATCCCCGCTCGTTGAATACGGTAAAGGCGGCAGCCTTCTTCAAGGAGGCCGGCGACGGCTGGGTCGGGGTCAGCCTGCGGGCCAAGGGTGAATGTGACGTGGCCCGGATCGCCGGCATCTTCGGCGGCGGCGGCCATCGCAATGCCGCTGGTTTCCGGCTCCAGGGGACCACCCTGGCGGCGGTTCGCGCCGACCTGCTCCGCGAGTTGCAAGCCGCCCTGGCATCGAGTTGA
- the truB gene encoding tRNA pseudouridine(55) synthase TruB — MLNSMETGAPRGPATTDGGAAAEKPITAGVFLVDKPVGPTSFAMVRLVRRALGIKKVGHAGTLDPFASGLLVICAGRPATRLISCFMEGDKEYAATMRLGVETDTQDCEGRVVNQRPVPDLTLAAMHRCLAGFIGEQLQEPPCFSALKYKGKPLYYYARKGIEVKKEARRIEIKALDCLGLDKDTLAVRVVCSKGTYIRTLAADIGAALGCGAHLVALRRLRSGPFSVTAALDGAVLDNRIAAQQALARHLLTVDQVTELLK, encoded by the coding sequence ATGTTGAATTCCATGGAAACGGGTGCGCCGCGGGGCCCGGCAACGACCGACGGCGGTGCTGCCGCGGAAAAACCGATCACCGCCGGGGTATTCCTGGTGGACAAGCCGGTGGGCCCGACCTCGTTCGCCATGGTCCGGCTGGTGCGGCGGGCCCTGGGGATCAAAAAGGTCGGCCACGCCGGCACCCTGGACCCCTTTGCCTCGGGGCTCCTGGTGATCTGCGCCGGCCGGCCGGCAACCCGGCTGATCTCCTGTTTCATGGAAGGGGACAAGGAGTATGCGGCCACCATGCGGCTGGGGGTGGAGACCGATACCCAGGATTGCGAAGGCCGGGTGGTCAACCAACGGCCGGTACCGGACCTGACCCTGGCGGCAATGCATCGCTGTCTTGCCGGGTTTATCGGTGAGCAACTGCAGGAGCCGCCCTGTTTTTCGGCCTTGAAATATAAGGGCAAACCCCTGTATTATTATGCCCGCAAAGGAATCGAGGTAAAAAAAGAGGCCCGCCGGATCGAGATCAAGGCCCTGGACTGTCTGGGCCTTGATAAGGACACCCTGGCCGTGCGGGTGGTCTGCAGCAAGGGGACCTATATCAGGACCCTGGCCGCGGACATCGGCGCGGCCCTGGGCTGCGGCGCCCACCTGGTTGCCCTGCGGCGGTTGCGGAGCGGCCCTTTTTCAGTGACCGCGGCCCTGGACGGCGCGGTGCTGGACAACAGGATCGCGGCGCAACAGGCATTGGCCCGGCACCTGCTCACCGTTGACCAGGTTACCGAGCTGTTAAAATAA
- the rpsO gene encoding 30S ribosomal protein S15: MTLQAEKKQEIIEKFKTHPTDTGSSEVQIALLSNRISYLTEHFKVHKKDHHSRRGLLKLVGQRRRLLNYLKKNDIAKYRALIQELGIRK, from the coding sequence GTGACCCTGCAAGCTGAAAAGAAACAGGAAATTATTGAAAAATTCAAAACACACCCCACTGATACCGGTTCTTCCGAGGTACAGATCGCGCTGCTCAGCAACCGGATCAGCTACCTCACCGAGCATTTCAAGGTGCACAAGAAGGACCATCATTCCCGGCGGGGTCTGCTCAAGCTGGTCGGCCAGCGACGCCGGCTGCTCAACTATCTGAAAAAGAACGATATCGCCAAATACCGGGCCCTGATTCAGGAGCTTGGTATCCGTAAATAA
- the pnp gene encoding polyribonucleotide nucleotidyltransferase: protein MYKKIEVEIGDRTLSVETGRMAKQANGSVLVTYGDTVVLVTATAAKAPKPDMGFLPLTIEYQERLYAVGRIPGSFFRREIGRPSEKETLTCRLIDRPLRPLFVDGYMTETQVIGTVLSADQQNDPDILTQLGASCALTISDIPFLGPIAGVRVGYINGEYVVNPTRSQLLDSRMNLIVSGTREAVVMVEGGADSLSEEVVLEGIFFGHQALQPLLDLQEEMRAAVGVPKRAVPRIEVDLELKKRVEALAGPEMLAVITTSDKMERGRRSDELKEKVIAQLVEQDDAADPRAISGFISELKKTMMRERIVKQKTRIDGRDFDAVRAITCEVGCMPRTHGSALFTRGETQAIVTATLGSERDRQRIETLNGEEFKRFMLHYNFPPYCVGEVRFLRGPSRRDIGHGALAERSFAAVLPEVEDFPYTIRVASEVLESNGSSSMATVCGASLALMDGGVPISNPVSGIAMGLIKEDDEVIILSDILGDEDHLGDMDFKVVGTAEGITSLQMDIKIAGVDKAIMGRALAQARTGRLHILEKMLEAIGAPRDNVAEFAPKFFTIKINPDKIRDIIGPGGKMIKALSLEYEAKIEVDDSGAVNIFTPNGVVAQQLIERIESLTKEAEVGRIYDGLVKTIKDFGAFVEILPGTDGLVHISELAEGRVNKVTDVVKEGDRLEVKVLEIDQRGKIRLSRKAVLAGKK from the coding sequence ATGTATAAAAAAATCGAAGTAGAAATCGGCGACCGCACCCTGAGCGTTGAGACCGGCCGGATGGCCAAGCAGGCCAACGGTTCGGTCCTGGTCACCTACGGCGATACCGTGGTGCTGGTCACCGCCACCGCGGCCAAGGCCCCCAAACCTGATATGGGCTTTCTGCCCCTGACCATCGAGTACCAGGAGCGCCTCTATGCGGTGGGCCGGATCCCGGGCAGTTTCTTCCGCCGCGAGATCGGCCGGCCCAGCGAAAAAGAAACCCTTACCTGCCGCCTGATCGACCGGCCCCTGCGGCCCCTGTTCGTTGACGGCTATATGACCGAGACCCAGGTGATCGGCACCGTGCTGTCCGCGGACCAGCAGAACGATCCCGACATCCTGACGCAACTGGGCGCCTCCTGCGCCCTGACCATCTCGGACATCCCTTTTCTCGGCCCCATCGCCGGGGTGCGGGTGGGTTATATCAACGGTGAATACGTGGTCAACCCCACCAGGAGCCAGTTGCTCGACTCCCGGATGAACCTGATCGTCTCCGGTACCCGTGAAGCAGTGGTGATGGTGGAAGGCGGGGCCGACAGCCTGTCCGAGGAGGTGGTGCTGGAAGGCATCTTCTTCGGCCACCAGGCCCTGCAACCGCTGCTTGATCTCCAGGAAGAGATGCGGGCCGCGGTCGGCGTGCCCAAGCGGGCGGTTCCCCGGATCGAGGTCGATCTTGAGCTGAAAAAACGGGTCGAGGCCCTGGCCGGGCCGGAGATGCTCGCGGTGATCACCACCTCGGACAAGATGGAACGGGGCCGCCGCTCCGATGAGCTGAAGGAAAAGGTCATCGCCCAGTTGGTCGAGCAAGACGATGCTGCCGATCCCCGGGCAATATCCGGTTTTATCAGCGAGCTGAAGAAAACCATGATGCGCGAGCGGATCGTCAAGCAAAAGACCCGGATCGACGGCCGTGATTTTGACGCTGTCCGGGCCATCACCTGCGAGGTGGGCTGCATGCCCCGGACCCATGGTTCGGCCCTGTTCACCCGCGGCGAGACCCAGGCCATCGTCACCGCCACCCTGGGCAGCGAACGGGACCGGCAGCGGATCGAGACCTTGAACGGCGAAGAGTTCAAAAGGTTCATGCTCCACTACAACTTCCCGCCCTACTGCGTGGGCGAGGTCCGCTTCCTGCGCGGTCCCAGCCGGCGGGATATCGGCCACGGCGCCCTGGCCGAGCGGTCCTTTGCCGCGGTGTTGCCCGAGGTTGAGGATTTCCCCTACACCATCCGGGTGGCCTCCGAGGTTCTGGAGTCCAACGGTTCCTCGTCCATGGCCACGGTCTGCGGGGCCAGCCTGGCCTTGATGGACGGCGGGGTGCCGATCAGCAACCCGGTCTCCGGGATAGCCATGGGTCTGATCAAGGAAGATGATGAAGTGATCATCCTCTCGGACATCCTGGGCGACGAGGATCATTTGGGCGACATGGATTTCAAGGTGGTGGGAACCGCCGAAGGCATCACCTCGCTGCAGATGGATATCAAGATCGCCGGGGTGGACAAGGCGATCATGGGCCGGGCCCTGGCCCAGGCCAGGACCGGCCGGCTGCACATCCTGGAAAAGATGCTGGAGGCGATTGGTGCGCCGCGTGACAACGTGGCCGAGTTTGCCCCCAAATTCTTCACCATCAAGATCAATCCGGACAAGATCCGGGACATCATCGGCCCGGGCGGCAAGATGATCAAGGCCCTGTCCCTGGAGTACGAAGCCAAGATCGAGGTGGATGATTCCGGCGCGGTCAACATCTTCACCCCCAACGGGGTGGTGGCCCAGCAGCTCATCGAGCGGATCGAGTCCCTGACCAAGGAGGCCGAGGTCGGCCGGATCTACGACGGCCTGGTCAAGACGATCAAGGATTTCGGCGCCTTTGTCGAGATCCTGCCCGGCACCGACGGGCTGGTCCACATCTCCGAGCTGGCCGAAGGACGGGTCAACAAGGTCACCGACGTGGTCAAGGAAGGAGACCGGTTGGAGGTCAAGGTCCTGGAGATCGACCAGCGCGGCAAGATCCGTCTGAGCCGTAAGGCGGTTCTGGCGGGAAAAAAATAA
- a CDS encoding insulinase family protein, which translates to MYRKTVLDHGLRIISERLPHSRLASLGIWVDVGSRDEHDLNNGTAHFIEHMLFKGTGRRSGEQIARELDVLGGAANAFTSRDTTCYYATVLDRHLPVLIDLLADIFFNSCFAQQEVAREQQVILQEISMVEDMPEDQVHDLFTSLLWGRHPLANTVLGGREVVAAMDSKKLIDYFRKFYTPGRIIIAAAGNIDHDDLVACWSKAAGRGLPAPDAGEEEQRHQPTLLEPRRAVFNKPLEQVHLLLGTCGLSARDPERYGFLLLNVLLGGNMSSRLFQELREKHGLAYSIYSYVSSYLDCGNIGVYLGVDQGSVNESLSRAIAEINRLKQETVPDPELTNAKEYVKAGLYLAAESMEAIMMRIARNELVHDRYVPFAEVAAAIDRVTAEDIGRLAERVFASDMTMAALGPLNSSDVDWALLTH; encoded by the coding sequence ATGTACCGTAAGACCGTTCTTGACCATGGTCTCCGGATCATCAGCGAACGCCTGCCGCATTCGCGGCTGGCGTCGCTGGGGATCTGGGTCGATGTCGGGTCCCGTGACGAACACGACCTGAACAACGGCACGGCCCATTTTATCGAGCACATGCTTTTTAAGGGCACCGGCCGCCGGAGCGGTGAGCAGATCGCCCGGGAACTGGATGTGCTGGGCGGCGCGGCCAACGCCTTTACCTCCCGCGACACCACCTGTTACTATGCCACGGTCCTGGATCGTCACCTGCCCGTGTTGATCGATCTGCTGGCCGACATCTTTTTCAACTCCTGTTTCGCCCAGCAGGAGGTTGCCAGGGAGCAACAGGTAATCCTCCAGGAGATCAGCATGGTGGAGGATATGCCCGAGGACCAGGTCCACGATCTGTTCACCTCCCTGCTCTGGGGCCGGCACCCCCTGGCCAACACCGTACTCGGCGGCCGGGAGGTGGTGGCGGCCATGGACTCCAAGAAACTGATCGACTATTTCCGTAAATTCTACACCCCCGGCCGGATCATTATTGCCGCGGCCGGCAACATTGACCATGACGACCTGGTCGCCTGCTGGTCCAAGGCGGCCGGGAGAGGCCTTCCGGCCCCTGATGCCGGCGAGGAGGAGCAGCGCCACCAACCGACGCTGCTCGAACCCCGGCGCGCGGTTTTTAACAAACCCCTGGAGCAGGTGCATCTGCTGCTCGGCACCTGCGGCCTGTCCGCCCGTGATCCGGAGCGGTACGGGTTCCTGCTCTTGAACGTGCTCCTGGGCGGCAACATGAGTTCCCGGCTCTTTCAGGAACTGCGGGAAAAGCATGGCCTGGCCTATTCCATCTATTCCTATGTGTCCAGCTATCTCGATTGCGGCAATATCGGTGTCTACCTCGGGGTGGATCAAGGGTCGGTGAACGAGTCGCTGTCCCGGGCCATTGCCGAGATCAACCGGCTCAAGCAGGAAACAGTACCTGACCCGGAACTGACCAATGCCAAGGAGTATGTCAAGGCCGGCCTCTACCTGGCGGCCGAGAGCATGGAGGCGATCATGATGCGCATCGCCCGCAACGAACTGGTCCATGACCGCTATGTCCCGTTTGCCGAGGTGGCCGCGGCCATTGACCGGGTAACGGCCGAGGATATCGGCCGGCTGGCGGAACGGGTCTTTGCCAGCGATATGACCATGGCGGCCCTGGGTCCCTTGAATTCGAGCGATGTGGACTGGGCCCTGCTGACGCATTAA
- the dut gene encoding dUTP diphosphatase has translation MERVTVYFRWLDPDRVRDLDPPAYHSELASGMDVAAAISAPVTIAAGEIRMLPTGFAMAIPPGHEIQVRPRSGLAVRHGITIVNSPGTIDADYRGEVKIGLINLGPKEFTINRGDRIAQLVLAPVSRAIITVVSDLSETARQAGGFGHTGI, from the coding sequence ATGGAGAGGGTGACTGTCTACTTCCGCTGGCTCGACCCGGACCGGGTCCGGGACCTGGACCCGCCGGCCTATCATTCCGAACTGGCCTCGGGCATGGACGTGGCCGCCGCGATTAGCGCCCCGGTCACCATCGCTGCGGGCGAGATCCGGATGCTCCCCACCGGTTTTGCAATGGCCATTCCCCCGGGCCATGAGATCCAGGTCCGGCCGCGCAGCGGCCTGGCCGTCAGGCACGGGATCACCATTGTCAACAGCCCCGGAACCATTGACGCCGATTACCGCGGCGAGGTGAAGATCGGCCTGATCAACCTGGGCCCAAAGGAGTTCACCATCAACCGCGGCGACCGGATTGCCCAACTGGTGCTGGCCCCGGTCAGCCGGGCAATAATCACCGTGGTCAGCGACTTGAGCGAGACCGCCCGCCAGGCCGGCGGCTTCGGCCATACGGGAATCTGA
- a CDS encoding MBL fold metallo-hydrolase, which translates to MQFCVLGSGSKGNATYVASGTTSLLIDGGFSGLEIRKRLAVIGIDISSLTAILVTHEHSDHIRGVGVLSRQGRLPVYANPATHTAAGPTLKKLFARREFETGTSFVINDFEIHPFSVSHDTADPVGFVLRNGRASLGLCTDTGMVSRLMHHRLAHCNGLVLESNHDPVLLKNGTYPPYLKQRIRGNKGHLANRDSARFLLALWHQGLEHVVLAHLSDANNRPELAYQEALLVLTTLAENGERQPVLSLGRQDRVGELVTLAGA; encoded by the coding sequence ATGCAATTCTGTGTTCTCGGCAGCGGCAGCAAGGGCAATGCCACCTATGTGGCCAGCGGCACCACCTCGCTGCTCATCGATGGTGGCTTCTCCGGTCTGGAGATAAGGAAACGGCTCGCGGTCATTGGCATTGATATATCCTCGCTCACCGCCATCCTGGTCACCCACGAACATAGCGATCATATCCGGGGGGTGGGCGTGCTCTCCCGCCAGGGCAGGCTGCCGGTCTATGCCAACCCGGCCACCCACACGGCCGCCGGACCAACCTTAAAGAAACTCTTTGCCCGGCGCGAATTCGAAACCGGCACCTCCTTTGTGATCAACGATTTTGAGATCCATCCATTTTCCGTTTCCCACGACACCGCCGATCCGGTCGGCTTCGTGCTCAGGAACGGCCGGGCCTCGCTGGGACTCTGCACCGACACCGGCATGGTCTCCCGGCTGATGCACCACCGGTTGGCCCATTGCAACGGACTGGTACTGGAAAGCAACCACGATCCGGTCCTGCTTAAAAACGGTACCTATCCCCCTTACCTGAAACAACGGATCCGCGGCAACAAGGGCCACCTGGCCAACCGGGATTCGGCCCGTTTTCTGCTGGCGCTCTGGCACCAGGGGCTGGAGCATGTGGTGCTCGCCCATTTGAGCGATGCCAACAACCGGCCCGAGCTGGCCTACCAGGAGGCGCTCCTGGTGCTTACCACCCTGGCCGAGAATGGCGAGCGGCAGCCGGTCCTTTCCCTGGGCCGCCAGGACCGGGTCGGCGAACTGGTGACCCTGGCCGGCGCTTGA
- a CDS encoding EI24 domain-containing protein has product MMTALTRPATVGNFSRGLLHPFRAFGFIRRQPRLYPYVVIPFAINLAVFSLAVFLGLRFFNQLALDFIPLGDAWYWIFLHYATWVVAVLLTMVLVFFSFTAIGSLIASPFNDILSERTEEILSGVRNEEPFVFKVFLQDLKRTLFDEGKKILLFVLGMIFLLGLNLLPGIGSALYAVLSVLWTIFFLVVEYTGYIFGRKHLGFKDQRRFILAHKLLLLGFGSGLLAILAIPFLQFCAIPLGVVGATRLYFETQQPMPEIPPA; this is encoded by the coding sequence ATGATGACCGCTCTGACCAGGCCCGCTACTGTGGGGAACTTCAGCCGCGGGCTGCTCCATCCCTTTCGCGCCTTTGGTTTCATCCGCCGGCAGCCGCGTCTCTATCCCTATGTGGTTATTCCCTTTGCCATCAACCTGGCGGTGTTCAGCCTGGCCGTTTTTCTGGGGCTCCGTTTTTTCAACCAGCTGGCGCTTGACTTCATTCCCCTGGGCGATGCCTGGTACTGGATCTTTCTCCACTACGCCACCTGGGTGGTGGCCGTGCTCCTGACCATGGTCCTGGTCTTTTTTTCCTTTACCGCGATCGGCAGCCTGATCGCCTCGCCCTTTAACGATATCCTGTCCGAGCGCACCGAGGAGATCTTAAGCGGGGTGCGCAACGAGGAACCCTTTGTCTTCAAGGTCTTTCTCCAGGACCTGAAACGGACCCTGTTCGACGAGGGCAAAAAGATTCTTCTTTTTGTGCTGGGCATGATTTTTCTGCTGGGGCTCAATCTGCTGCCCGGCATCGGCTCGGCATTGTACGCCGTGCTCTCGGTGCTCTGGACCATTTTTTTCCTGGTGGTGGAATACACCGGCTATATCTTCGGCCGCAAGCACCTGGGCTTCAAGGATCAACGCCGGTTCATCCTGGCCCACAAGCTGCTGCTGCTCGGCTTTGGCAGCGGCCTGCTCGCCATCCTGGCCATCCCCTTTCTGCAGTTCTGCGCCATCCCCCTGGGGGTGGTGGGGGCCACCAGGCTATATTTTGAAACGCAGCAGCCGATGCCGGAAATACCACCGGCCTGA
- a CDS encoding DUF1992 domain-containing protein, whose translation MLNIIQLIAERKISAAISEGQLNNSTLHGKPLPVENNQLVPPDLRMAYKILKNAGYVPPEVEARKEIFQLRELIARTSDEHTRLQQLKKLEVLVFKLNSMRSRPANLEAQEQYFPKVVDRITVRTP comes from the coding sequence ATGTTAAATATAATCCAACTGATAGCAGAACGAAAGATCAGTGCGGCGATCAGCGAGGGACAGCTGAACAACTCGACCCTGCACGGCAAGCCGCTGCCGGTTGAAAACAATCAACTGGTGCCGCCGGATCTGCGCATGGCCTACAAGATCCTCAAAAATGCCGGATATGTGCCGCCGGAGGTGGAGGCCCGCAAGGAGATCTTTCAGCTCCGTGAGTTGATTGCCCGCACCAGCGACGAACATACCCGTCTCCAGCAGTTGAAAAAACTGGAGGTGCTGGTGTTCAAGCTCAATTCCATGCGCAGCCGGCCGGCAAACCTGGAGGCCCAGGAGCAGTACTTTCCCAAGGTGGTGGACCGGATCACCGTGAGAACCCCGTAG
- the rlmKL gene encoding bifunctional 23S rRNA (guanine(2069)-N(7))-methyltransferase RlmK/23S rRNA (guanine(2445)-N(2))-methyltransferase RlmL, protein MPPNKTNKLQHDARCSADPLPDRQFFATCARGLESLVADELRGLGGSGVAETRAGVAFHGDIRVALKACLWSRMASRILMPIAGFDAASQEQLYAGVRTVEWAEHLTSDSTLAITAHCSQSRINHSHFAALKVKDAIVDQLRERYSSRPSVAVIRPDLVINLHLHCDRAIISIDFSGESLHRRGYRRQGMAAPLKENLAAAILVRSGWPAIARAGGPLIDPMCGSGTLPIEAALIAGDIAPGLCRDYFGFSGWLRHRSDLWQELLAAARARQKQGLTRIPPIVGLDQDKKSIHAAWDNAAAAGLTEKIHFERRQLTAAGPFPGAFKKAGLVVVNPPYGERLGEIEELRPLYGGIGAWLKEHYQGWQAALITSNPELGQELRLKAHRIHTLYNGALKCKLLHFTLDPEKYRRGQAPAVPTVLSPGGEMLANRLRKNLRTIGNWARQQQTDCYRLYDCDLPEYPVSVDVYGDWVQVLADSPSKRLAADKAGQRRKEVLAAVAKVLEVSLERIFYTIRCQAGSSAGQLLEKIDASQQVQEAGCRFVVKVTGSRIRGLDLDYRSIRKLVRKMAAGKSFLNLFSRTGTITVAAALGGASSTVSVTGSSAEMAWIRRNLDLNNVNGPGHQLVQADGFSWLEGAKGKFEFIFLDLPARIHSRKKSGKNLDPQRDHGRLIRGATRLLAPGGTLLFATRHPGFVIDRTGLSGLHVRDISGRTIARDFGRSPAIHSCWEIRG, encoded by the coding sequence ATGCCACCCAATAAAACCAACAAGTTGCAACATGACGCCCGTTGCTCTGCCGATCCATTGCCAGACCGGCAATTCTTTGCCACCTGCGCCAGGGGGCTGGAATCCCTGGTGGCCGACGAGCTGCGCGGGCTGGGTGGTTCCGGAGTCGCTGAAACCAGGGCCGGGGTCGCCTTTCATGGCGATATCCGGGTGGCCCTCAAGGCCTGCCTCTGGTCGCGGATGGCCAGCCGGATTCTCATGCCGATTGCCGGGTTCGACGCTGCTTCCCAGGAGCAACTCTATGCCGGGGTCCGCACCGTGGAGTGGGCCGAGCACCTGACTTCCGACAGTACCCTGGCGATAACCGCCCACTGTTCCCAGTCCCGGATCAACCATTCCCATTTTGCCGCCCTCAAGGTCAAGGACGCGATTGTCGACCAGCTCCGGGAGCGATACTCCAGCCGTCCCTCGGTGGCCGTGATTCGGCCCGATCTGGTGATTAACCTGCATCTGCATTGCGACCGGGCCATCATCAGCATTGATTTCTCCGGAGAGAGTCTGCACCGGCGCGGCTATCGCCGGCAAGGAATGGCCGCGCCGCTCAAGGAGAACCTGGCCGCCGCCATCCTGGTCCGCTCGGGCTGGCCGGCCATTGCCCGGGCCGGCGGTCCGCTGATCGACCCGATGTGCGGTTCCGGCACCCTGCCCATCGAGGCGGCGCTTATTGCCGGGGACATCGCCCCGGGTCTGTGTAGAGATTATTTCGGTTTCTCCGGCTGGCTGCGGCACCGGTCAGACCTGTGGCAGGAGTTGCTGGCCGCGGCCCGGGCCCGGCAGAAACAGGGGCTCACCCGGATACCGCCCATTGTCGGCCTTGATCAGGACAAAAAAAGTATCCACGCGGCCTGGGACAACGCGGCCGCGGCCGGGCTTACTGAAAAGATTCACTTCGAACGGCGGCAGTTGACCGCGGCCGGCCCATTCCCCGGGGCTTTCAAAAAAGCCGGTCTGGTGGTGGTCAATCCGCCCTATGGCGAACGGCTGGGCGAGATCGAGGAGTTGCGGCCGCTGTACGGTGGGATCGGCGCCTGGCTCAAGGAGCATTACCAGGGCTGGCAGGCGGCCCTGATTACCTCCAACCCGGAGCTGGGCCAGGAGCTGCGGCTCAAGGCCCACCGGATCCATACCCTGTACAATGGGGCGCTGAAATGCAAACTGCTCCACTTTACCCTGGACCCGGAAAAATACCGGCGCGGCCAGGCCCCGGCCGTACCGACCGTTCTTTCCCCGGGCGGGGAGATGCTGGCCAACCGGTTGCGCAAGAACCTGCGCACCATCGGCAACTGGGCCCGGCAGCAGCAGACGGACTGCTATCGGCTCTATGATTGCGACCTGCCCGAATACCCGGTATCGGTTGATGTCTATGGGGACTGGGTGCAGGTCCTGGCTGATTCACCCTCCAAGAGACTTGCCGCCGACAAGGCGGGACAGCGCCGCAAGGAGGTCCTGGCTGCCGTGGCAAAGGTGCTGGAGGTATCGCTGGAGCGGATTTTTTATACCATCCGTTGCCAGGCCGGATCCAGCGCCGGCCAGCTCCTGGAAAAGATCGATGCCAGCCAGCAGGTGCAGGAGGCGGGCTGTCGCTTTGTCGTCAAGGTGACCGGTTCCCGGATCCGCGGCCTGGACCTGGATTATCGGTCGATCCGGAAGCTGGTTCGGAAGATGGCTGCCGGAAAGAGTTTTTTAAATCTTTTTTCCCGTACCGGCACGATAACCGTGGCCGCGGCATTAGGCGGGGCAAGTTCCACCGTTTCGGTGACCGGCTCTTCCGCCGAGATGGCCTGGATCCGGCGGAATCTGGACCTGAACAATGTGAACGGTCCCGGGCATCAACTCGTCCAGGCCGACGGTTTTTCCTGGCTTGAAGGCGCGAAAGGTAAATTCGAGTTCATCTTCCTTGACCTGCCCGCCAGGATTCATTCCCGGAAAAAGAGTGGAAAAAACCTTGACCCGCAGCGCGATCATGGCCGATTGATCCGAGGCGCAACCAGGCTGCTCGCCCCGGGCGGCACTCTCCTGTTCGCCACCCGTCATCCCGGTTTTGTCATCGACCGGACCGGGCTTTCCGGCCTGCATGTGCGGGATATTTCCGGCCGGACCATTGCCAGGGATTTCGGCCGCTCGCCCGCTATCCATTCCTGCTGGGAGATCAGGGGGTGA